The Bernardetia litoralis DSM 6794 genome includes a window with the following:
- a CDS encoding SDR family oxidoreductase, whose protein sequence is MLLDLTDKIALVAGSTQGIGFATATLFAQSGATVVLLARNEEKLKEIVLQLPIPKNQKHSYLVADFSSPKTLQDALSDAHKAGTFEGAHILVNNTGGPPPNKAHEASLQSFRDAFEQHLICNQILVQALFPFMKKEEFGRIINVISTSVKQPIDNLGVSNTIRAAIANWAKTLSFELAQYGVTVNNVLPGMTATSRLDAIISNKSKTANISEDEAIRQLKSTIPAHRFAEPEEIANAVLFLASDKASYINGINLPVDGGRTRNL, encoded by the coding sequence ATGCTCTTAGATTTAACAGACAAAATAGCCTTGGTAGCAGGAAGTACTCAAGGAATTGGATTTGCAACAGCTACTCTTTTTGCTCAAAGTGGCGCAACAGTTGTTCTTTTGGCAAGAAATGAAGAAAAACTAAAAGAGATAGTTTTACAGCTTCCAATACCCAAAAATCAAAAACACAGCTATTTAGTAGCTGATTTTTCTTCTCCCAAAACATTGCAAGATGCGCTAAGTGATGCACACAAAGCAGGAACTTTTGAAGGCGCACATATTTTGGTCAATAACACAGGAGGTCCTCCACCTAATAAAGCTCATGAGGCTTCTTTACAATCATTTAGAGATGCTTTTGAGCAACACCTTATTTGTAATCAAATTTTGGTGCAAGCTCTGTTTCCATTTATGAAAAAAGAAGAGTTTGGAAGAATCATTAATGTTATTTCTACAAGCGTAAAACAACCGATTGATAATTTGGGAGTATCAAATACAATACGGGCAGCCATTGCAAATTGGGCAAAAACACTTTCTTTTGAGCTGGCGCAATATGGAGTAACAGTTAATAATGTCTTACCTGGAATGACTGCTACTTCAAGATTAGATGCTATTATAAGTAATAAATCCAAAACAGCCAATATTTCAGAGGATGAAGCTATTCGTCAATTAAAATCAACAATTCCAGCACATCGTTTTGCTGAACCTGAAGAAATTGCAAATGCAGTTTTGTTTTTAGCATCGGATAAAGCGAGTTATATAAATGGAATTAACCTTCCTGTGGATGGTGGAAGAACTAGAAATTTATAA
- a CDS encoding MmcQ/YjbR family DNA-binding protein produces MDIELFRDFCLSFPAVTEGLPFGEDTLVFKVEGKMFALINLNKADSFNVKCDPEKAIELREKYDCVKAGYHMNKKHWNTIYFGGINTEFEISLTQKQLKDWIRHSYQLVVSKLPKKIRTELYTELEKMNSES; encoded by the coding sequence ATGGATATAGAATTATTCAGAGATTTTTGTCTTTCTTTTCCTGCTGTCACAGAAGGTTTGCCTTTTGGAGAAGATACCTTAGTTTTCAAAGTAGAAGGAAAAATGTTTGCCCTTATAAATCTCAATAAAGCTGACAGTTTTAATGTAAAATGTGACCCAGAGAAAGCAATAGAACTACGTGAAAAATACGACTGTGTAAAAGCAGGCTATCACATGAATAAGAAACATTGGAATACAATTTATTTTGGAGGAATAAATACAGAATTTGAAATTTCACTCACACAAAAACAACTCAAAGACTGGATTCGGCATTCCTACCAACTTGTTGTGAGCAAACTTCCAAAGAAGATTAGAACAGAATTATATACTGAATTAGAAAAAATGAACTCAGAAAGCTAA
- a CDS encoding putative quinol monooxygenase: MNLLRVVRMTFEEKHIQDFINNFEENKQKIRHFEGCKHLELWQDAHNPCIFLTYSHWESEEKLNEYRKSELFGKVWKKTKPLFSEKAVAFSSFQKTLVE; encoded by the coding sequence ATGAACTTATTACGTGTGGTCAGAATGACTTTTGAAGAAAAACATATTCAAGATTTTATTAATAATTTTGAAGAGAATAAGCAGAAAATCCGTCATTTTGAAGGTTGTAAACATTTAGAATTGTGGCAAGATGCTCACAACCCTTGTATTTTCTTGACATACAGTCATTGGGAAAGCGAAGAAAAATTGAATGAATACAGAAAGTCAGAGCTTTTTGGAAAGGTATGGAAAAAAACAAAACCATTATTTTCTGAAAAAGCTGTTGCTTTTTCTTCTTTTCAAAAGACGTTGGTGGAATAA
- a CDS encoding metal ABC transporter permease gives MNDFQIIVVGILVAISCAILGCFLVLRKMAMVGDAISHAVLPGIVIAFLIVQRFDSIFMLIGAAVLGVFTTLLIEFLHKQGKLQTDASIGVSFTSLFALGVILISVFASKVDLDADCVLFGEIAYVPLHVWRIDLGDGAILNLGAKAAWWIGSVLLIILVFVTIFYKEMLLTTFDPAFASAIGINVSVWHYSLMSLVSLATVAAFESVGAVLVLSFLVVPPATAYLLTTNFKKMLFISCFIGIITAILGYYMASFLNASIAGSMTSVAGIIFALVFVFVRIKK, from the coding sequence ATGAATGATTTTCAAATAATAGTAGTCGGAATTTTAGTAGCCATTAGTTGTGCTATTTTAGGTTGTTTTTTGGTTTTGCGCAAAATGGCAATGGTAGGAGATGCAATTTCTCATGCTGTCTTGCCTGGAATTGTAATTGCTTTTTTGATTGTGCAGCGTTTTGATTCTATTTTTATGCTGATTGGTGCTGCTGTTTTGGGTGTTTTTACTACGCTTCTGATTGAGTTTTTACATAAACAAGGAAAGCTACAAACGGATGCTTCAATTGGTGTTTCTTTTACATCTTTGTTTGCTTTGGGCGTAATTTTGATTTCAGTTTTTGCCAGTAAAGTAGATTTGGATGCTGATTGTGTACTTTTTGGAGAAATTGCGTATGTTCCTTTGCACGTTTGGCGCATAGATTTGGGCGATGGTGCAATTCTGAATTTGGGTGCAAAGGCTGCTTGGTGGATTGGTTCTGTGCTTCTAATTATTTTGGTTTTTGTAACTATTTTTTATAAAGAAATGCTGCTCACAACCTTTGACCCTGCTTTTGCTTCTGCTATCGGAATCAATGTTTCAGTTTGGCATTATTCACTGATGAGTTTGGTTTCTTTAGCTACAGTGGCTGCTTTTGAGTCTGTGGGAGCTGTTTTGGTACTTTCTTTTTTGGTTGTTCCTCCAGCAACAGCTTATTTATTGACAACTAATTTTAAGAAAATGCTTTTTATATCCTGTTTTATTGGAATAATTACAGCTATTTTAGGATATTACATGGCTTCTTTTCTAAATGCTTCCATTGCTGGTTCTATGACAAGTGTAGCAGGAATTATATTTGCACTTGTTTTTGTGTTTGTTAGAATTAAAAAATAA
- a CDS encoding Eco47II family restriction endonuclease, with protein MNKYNLAFISDDDLYKHVLETVEKYSFEMDLKKFNSNLIDPIKLTFDSIVYEQSYEDTIENEVLRQLDKTNSNLIGYFHQNIFKYFSDDWNVPKHGYDIENLKDRIFVEMKNKHNTMNSSSSAKTYMRFQNTIIKDRNATCLLVEIIAKHSQNIPWIVTLDKIKQSSNQSIRRVSIDKFYEIVTKDKFAFQKLCQILPTVIKDVVSNIKTRNKKNTVFAELDSLSSDLLTSIYLLSFKKYEGFRDFKF; from the coding sequence ATGAATAAATATAATTTAGCTTTCATCTCAGATGATGATTTATACAAGCATGTATTAGAAACTGTTGAAAAATATAGTTTTGAAATGGATTTGAAAAAATTTAACAGCAACCTCATTGACCCAATAAAATTAACATTTGATTCTATTGTATATGAACAAAGTTATGAAGATACTATCGAAAATGAAGTATTAAGACAGCTTGATAAAACTAATTCAAACCTTATTGGTTATTTTCACCAAAATATTTTCAAGTATTTTTCAGATGATTGGAATGTTCCAAAACATGGCTATGATATTGAAAATCTAAAAGATAGAATTTTTGTAGAAATGAAGAATAAACATAATACAATGAATTCCTCATCAAGCGCAAAGACATACATGAGATTTCAAAATACAATTATAAAAGATAGAAATGCAACCTGTTTATTGGTAGAAATTATAGCAAAACACAGTCAGAATATTCCTTGGATTGTAACTTTAGACAAAATAAAACAATCTTCTAACCAAAGCATTAGAAGAGTTTCCATCGACAAATTTTATGAAATTGTAACTAAAGACAAATTTGCTTTTCAAAAATTATGTCAGATTCTTCCAACTGTAATAAAAGATGTTGTTTCAAATATAAAAACACGAAATAAAAAGAATACTGTTTTTGCTGAATTAGACTCTCTATCATCTGATTTACTAACAAGTATATATTTACTTTCATTTAAAAAATATGAAGGCTTTAGAGATTTTAAATTTTAA
- a CDS encoding DNA cytosine methyltransferase, protein MELITEYEVSNLLDVPLHRLNTWANNGKLVPVESNGVKKYSKESLLKFDIANEIFDSKWNEFIQTKPKKKYTSIELFAGAGGMALGMEKTGIEHVLLNEIEKNACNTLRFNRPKWNVLEGDIQNIDFSEYKNQVDIVTGGFPCQAFSSAGKKLGFEDTRGTLFFDFARCITEVRPKIFIGENVKGLLNHDKGNTLEVIKQAIKDIGYTLIEPRVLKAMYYKVPQKRERLILVGVRNDLAKHISKFKFPEKYHSVLTVSDAFKKGELFDTDVPKDQGVEYPKRKKEIMEQVPEGGYWRDLSDELQREYMAGSYFLGGGKTGLARRLSMKTPSLTIVCAPAMKQTERCHPIETRPLTVRESARIQTFPDDWEFQGAKGQQYKQIGNAVPVNLAYALGLSVVDFLNEITKDT, encoded by the coding sequence ATGGAATTAATAACCGAATATGAGGTAAGTAACCTTTTAGATGTTCCGTTACATCGTCTAAATACTTGGGCAAATAATGGCAAACTTGTTCCAGTAGAATCAAATGGAGTGAAAAAATATAGTAAGGAAAGTTTATTAAAATTTGATATTGCAAATGAGATTTTTGATTCTAAATGGAATGAATTTATTCAAACAAAACCAAAAAAGAAATATACTTCAATAGAATTATTTGCAGGAGCTGGTGGAATGGCTTTGGGTATGGAAAAGACAGGAATTGAGCATGTTCTACTCAATGAAATTGAAAAAAATGCTTGTAATACTTTGAGATTTAATCGTCCAAAATGGAATGTTTTGGAAGGTGATATTCAGAATATAGACTTTTCAGAATATAAAAACCAAGTAGATATTGTAACTGGAGGTTTTCCTTGTCAAGCATTTTCAAGTGCAGGCAAAAAATTAGGTTTTGAAGATACTAGAGGAACTTTATTTTTTGATTTTGCAAGATGTATTACTGAAGTAAGACCAAAAATTTTCATCGGAGAAAATGTAAAAGGTCTATTAAATCATGATAAAGGAAACACATTAGAGGTAATCAAACAAGCAATTAAAGATATTGGATATACATTGATTGAACCTAGAGTTTTGAAAGCAATGTATTATAAAGTTCCTCAAAAAAGAGAGCGTTTAATACTTGTTGGAGTAAGAAATGATTTGGCTAAACATATTTCAAAGTTTAAGTTTCCTGAAAAATATCATAGCGTATTAACAGTTTCAGATGCTTTTAAAAAAGGAGAGTTATTTGATACAGACGTTCCCAAAGACCAAGGAGTTGAATATCCAAAAAGAAAAAAAGAAATAATGGAACAAGTTCCAGAAGGTGGATATTGGAGAGATTTATCAGACGAACTTCAAAGAGAATATATGGCTGGTAGTTATTTTTTAGGTGGAGGAAAAACAGGTTTAGCAAGAAGACTTTCAATGAAAACACCTTCATTAACGATTGTTTGTGCGCCTGCCATGAAACAAACAGAAAGATGCCATCCTATTGAAACTAGACCTTTGACAGTCAGAGAAAGTGCAAGAATACAAACATTTCCAGACGATTGGGAATTTCAAGGAGCAAAAGGACAACAATATAAACAAATAGGAAATGCTGTTCCTGTAAATTTAGCTTATGCCTTGGGTTTGAGTGTGGTTGATTTTCTGAATGAAATTACTAAAGATACCTGA
- a CDS encoding nucleotidyl transferase AbiEii/AbiGii toxin family protein, producing the protein MKENKEDEHHKIYILEQLLEAAFSIPSIENLVIFRGSLLTKNWIQDNYYRSVSDLDFLAIADYDRALYINFIKKTLQKTQENSELLKQKNNLEIDINSLKTEDTWVDTENPSFRFQFDVKLNNQLFENIQIDIAFGDTLVLPPLWKNYNCIISKKNITVFSVQTEQALAWKAHGLFDFYDRGGRWQSKDLYDVFCILKTQSIQKEKFQKCILVAFEDKKTPISLSYLKMKNDTFGKSKGSQKKWDKFLTEKLNYQNDKKELELNNVIRVIKEFLDPFLGS; encoded by the coding sequence ATGAAGGAAAATAAAGAAGATGAACATCATAAAATCTATATTTTAGAACAACTTTTAGAAGCTGCTTTTAGCATTCCATCAATAGAAAATCTAGTGATTTTTAGAGGTAGTTTGCTTACCAAAAATTGGATACAAGACAACTATTATCGTTCGGTTAGTGATTTAGATTTTTTGGCGATAGCTGATTATGATAGAGCTTTGTATATTAATTTTATCAAAAAAACACTTCAAAAAACACAAGAAAATTCTGAATTATTGAAGCAAAAAAATAATTTAGAAATTGATATAAACTCCCTCAAAACAGAAGATACTTGGGTAGATACTGAAAATCCTTCTTTTCGTTTTCAGTTTGATGTAAAATTGAATAATCAACTTTTTGAAAATATACAAATTGATATCGCTTTTGGTGATACATTGGTTTTGCCTCCTCTTTGGAAAAATTATAATTGTATTATTTCTAAGAAAAATATAACTGTTTTTTCTGTTCAGACCGAACAGGCTTTAGCTTGGAAAGCGCACGGACTTTTTGATTTTTATGATAGAGGTGGAAGGTGGCAATCTAAAGATTTGTATGATGTTTTTTGTATTTTGAAAACTCAATCTATTCAAAAAGAAAAATTCCAAAAATGTATTTTAGTAGCCTTTGAGGATAAAAAAACACCAATTTCTTTGTCGTATTTAAAAATGAAAAATGATACATTTGGAAAAAGTAAAGGAAGTCAGAAAAAATGGGATAAATTTCTAACAGAAAAATTAAATTATCAAAACGATAAAAAAGAGTTGGAATTAAATAATGTAATCAGAGTAATAAAAGAGTTTTTAGACCCTTTTTTAGGAAGTTAG
- a CDS encoding RNA ligase family protein, whose translation MSKKIRQNSKDRIKPLGHSNYGSIPHLPSSRLGRGEHHIPEGQQKIATSQVRDNKDLIIVQEKLDGANVGVVKLNNCLRILSRSGHDCETSIHPTHKYFVKFVKHNHARFFDMLEEGERIVGEWLFVVHGTKYNLTHEPFVVFDFFTPQNERLVYHDFLLRVLPFGFVIPRIIRLGNPISVRKAIEILDKDKSHHGALENEKIEGLIYRIERNNKVDYLCKYVRPNKIDGLHLDNNNVILNDILPKYDYLIK comes from the coding sequence ATGAGCAAAAAGATAAGACAAAACTCAAAAGATAGAATAAAACCTTTAGGACATTCTAATTATGGAAGTATTCCTCATCTGCCTAGTTCTCGTTTGGGAAGAGGCGAGCATCATATTCCAGAAGGGCAACAAAAAATTGCTACTTCACAAGTCAGAGATAATAAAGACTTGATTATTGTACAAGAAAAATTAGATGGTGCAAATGTTGGAGTCGTAAAATTGAATAACTGTTTACGTATTTTAAGCAGGTCAGGACACGATTGTGAAACTTCTATCCATCCAACTCATAAATATTTTGTCAAATTTGTAAAGCATAATCATGCTCGTTTTTTTGATATGTTAGAAGAAGGAGAACGTATTGTAGGAGAATGGCTTTTTGTGGTTCATGGAACAAAATATAACCTTACTCATGAGCCTTTTGTGGTCTTTGATTTCTTTACACCTCAAAATGAAAGGTTGGTTTATCACGATTTTTTATTGCGTGTTTTGCCTTTTGGTTTTGTTATTCCTAGAATTATTCGCCTTGGAAATCCGATTTCTGTTCGTAAGGCTATCGAAATTTTAGACAAAGATAAATCGCATCATGGAGCTTTAGAAAATGAAAAAATTGAAGGTTTGATTTATAGAATAGAACGAAATAACAAAGTAGATTATCTCTGTAAATATGTTCGTCCAAATAAAATAGATGGCTTGCACTTGGATAATAACAATGTGATTTTAAATGATATTTTGCCAAAATATGATTATTTGATAAAATAA
- a CDS encoding MSEP-CTERM sorting domain-containing protein, whose amino-acid sequence MNPFLHPRWIFFSTVLPQLTLFIIYYNAFQVFGMQLDEKTISIWYIYGFSFLGIIIAQTAYAAYSTYHSKPVNGVWSVATVAIYLFLLLSYYLQAKNLVPRSVPDWIQGVTDVQSFMGMFIFPAILHAIIVAVVHFTDKKLDKANTRYHFWAVLAIPLSIYLSINLLVPFLNKAFSYKFSEFAMTILMSVVIISALFWLFRVVYLAYLNNKFPYLHKILEVLFIGAFPLLGLLLSAELDNPLGNFQSYWFFSFAVLAAIILIIPSSNLKSYKTRFIHFLLKAFVFPYTMYFLIVFMPFTPLSVILVIVGVGLLMLTPLILFLIHSQQLYQDYDYLTKKYSSTLLFTSFLIAVAIIPLAFSLNTYYDRIQLHKGLDYLYSSDYNENKNTPNPNSISATLHHIENFKIRRNRDWFNFDNNAIPLLDSFYKWLVLDNMTLSESKINLLNNVFVGENMPKSEKTWRIWNQNINQNRNFETGKGDNTVKIDSTKITSVFDPTQNAWRTQVDLVLHNAKNGFGRREYATFFDLPEGAFISNYYLYVGEEKVEALLAEKKTALWVYRQIVNTRKDPGILYYNDKGKIGFRVFPFIRNEYRKTGFEILHAEPFELQLDDYTTVFLGNENDVNYININLSSNMNAAPNCVNVEENSGIEGIKTLKTSNPNYISESELQDLKTITRKPYYHFVLDNSKYGGIGKEKYIERIENFVSNNPLQNSLESKYTVVDFEVNELRKNWKDDYLNKTNKGGFFLEKAIKRIWLENYLENLTIETSQKSTQPIIVVVSDELEDGVWTGSLHEWKKYVPEGFEFYELASNNRIMLQNFEHFKMLGEPVDKIAIKKVKQITKNEKTYFLPISTKNGITLPITEFEKKEEITSADIENFEKLPKYSQALALQNLNETMALYPTQAEKRWLEQVQKSFTARILTPVTTFMVLETEVQRKALLKKQEEVLSGKRLLDLTDARRSSEPSLWIFMAIFGILFLIKYRKI is encoded by the coding sequence ATGAATCCATTTTTGCATCCTCGTTGGATATTTTTTTCAACGGTTCTTCCTCAACTGACACTTTTTATTATTTATTACAATGCTTTTCAAGTTTTTGGAATGCAACTAGATGAAAAAACTATATCTATTTGGTATATCTATGGTTTTAGTTTTTTGGGAATTATCATTGCTCAAACAGCTTATGCAGCCTATTCTACCTATCATTCAAAACCTGTAAATGGTGTTTGGTCAGTTGCTACGGTTGCTATTTATTTATTTTTGTTGCTTTCTTATTATTTGCAAGCAAAAAATTTAGTTCCTCGTTCTGTTCCTGATTGGATTCAAGGTGTTACTGATGTGCAGAGTTTTATGGGAATGTTTATTTTTCCTGCCATTTTACATGCGATTATTGTTGCTGTTGTTCATTTTACAGATAAAAAATTAGACAAAGCAAACACTCGTTATCATTTTTGGGCAGTTTTGGCTATTCCATTGAGTATTTATTTGTCTATCAATCTTCTTGTTCCATTTCTAAATAAAGCCTTTTCCTACAAATTTTCAGAATTTGCCATGACGATTTTAATGTCTGTCGTGATTATTTCTGCTTTATTTTGGCTTTTTAGAGTGGTTTATTTGGCTTATCTGAATAATAAATTTCCTTATCTACATAAAATTTTGGAAGTTCTTTTTATTGGAGCTTTTCCATTACTAGGACTTTTATTGAGTGCAGAATTAGACAATCCACTAGGAAACTTTCAAAGTTATTGGTTTTTTAGTTTTGCTGTTTTGGCTGCAATTATTCTGATTATACCTTCTTCTAATCTAAAATCATATAAAACTCGTTTCATTCATTTTCTTCTAAAAGCCTTTGTATTTCCTTATACAATGTATTTTCTCATTGTTTTTATGCCATTTACACCACTTTCTGTAATTTTGGTAATTGTTGGTGTTGGTCTTTTGATGCTTACACCATTGATTTTATTTCTGATTCATTCGCAACAACTGTATCAAGATTATGATTATTTGACAAAAAAATATTCTAGTACTTTGCTTTTTACGAGCTTTTTAATTGCCGTTGCCATTATTCCTCTTGCTTTTTCATTGAATACATATTATGATAGAATTCAATTACATAAAGGCTTAGATTATTTGTATAGTAGCGATTATAATGAAAATAAAAATACACCAAATCCCAATTCTATTTCAGCAACTTTACATCATATAGAAAATTTTAAAATACGTAGAAATAGAGATTGGTTTAATTTTGATAATAATGCAATTCCTTTACTAGATAGTTTTTATAAATGGCTTGTATTGGATAATATGACCCTTTCAGAATCAAAAATAAATCTTTTGAATAATGTTTTTGTAGGTGAAAACATGCCAAAATCAGAAAAGACATGGCGTATCTGGAATCAAAATATAAATCAAAATAGAAATTTTGAAACAGGAAAAGGAGATAATACAGTAAAAATAGACAGCACAAAAATCACTTCGGTTTTTGATCCAACACAAAATGCTTGGAGAACGCAAGTTGATTTGGTTTTACACAATGCAAAAAATGGTTTTGGACGACGAGAATATGCAACTTTCTTTGATTTGCCAGAGGGAGCATTTATCAGCAATTATTATTTATATGTAGGAGAAGAGAAAGTAGAGGCACTTTTGGCAGAGAAAAAAACAGCTCTTTGGGTGTATCGTCAGATTGTAAATACTCGCAAAGACCCTGGTATTTTGTATTACAATGATAAAGGAAAAATCGGCTTTCGTGTTTTTCCATTTATAAGAAATGAATATAGAAAAACAGGTTTTGAGATTTTGCATGCCGAACCTTTTGAGCTTCAACTTGATGATTATACAACTGTCTTTTTAGGCAATGAAAACGATGTCAATTATATCAATATTAATCTATCTTCAAACATGAACGCTGCGCCTAATTGTGTTAATGTAGAAGAAAATAGTGGAATTGAAGGAATTAAGACCTTAAAAACATCAAATCCAAATTATATTTCTGAGAGTGAATTGCAAGATTTAAAAACGATTACAAGAAAACCTTATTATCATTTTGTCTTAGATAATTCGAAATATGGAGGAATAGGAAAAGAAAAATATATTGAGAGAATTGAAAATTTTGTATCAAATAATCCATTACAAAATAGCTTAGAATCAAAATACACAGTTGTAGATTTTGAAGTAAATGAATTAAGAAAAAATTGGAAAGATGATTATTTGAATAAAACTAACAAAGGAGGATTTTTTTTAGAAAAGGCAATAAAAAGGATTTGGTTAGAAAATTATCTTGAAAATCTAACTATTGAAACTTCTCAAAAATCGACTCAACCAATTATTGTAGTTGTAAGTGATGAGCTAGAAGACGGAGTTTGGACAGGTTCTTTACACGAATGGAAAAAATATGTTCCAGAAGGTTTTGAGTTTTATGAATTGGCTTCAAATAATAGAATTATGCTTCAAAATTTTGAGCATTTTAAGATGTTGGGTGAGCCAGTTGATAAGATTGCAATAAAGAAAGTAAAACAAATTACGAAGAATGAAAAAACGTATTTCTTACCTATTTCTACAAAAAATGGAATTACTTTGCCGATTACAGAATTTGAGAAAAAAGAAGAAATTACAAGTGCAGATATAGAAAACTTTGAGAAATTACCAAAATATTCTCAAGCCTTAGCTTTGCAAAATCTCAATGAAACAATGGCTTTATATCCAACACAAGCAGAAAAAAGATGGTTAGAGCAGGTTCAGAAAAGTTTTACAGCTCGTATTCTTACACCTGTTACTACTTTTATGGTTTTAGAAACAGAAGTACAACGAAAGGCTCTTTTGAAAAAACAAGAAGAGGTTTTGAGTGGAAAACGTCTTTTAGATTTGACAGATGCAAGACGCTCATCAGAACCTAGCCTTTGGATTTTTATGGCAATTTTTGGAATCTTGTTTTTGATAAAATATAGGAAAATATAA
- the purS gene encoding phosphoribosylformylglycinamidine synthase subunit PurS, producing MRFRAEIDVMPLKEILDPQGKAVKLGLDNLGVKEVHDVRIGKHIQLEVEAADKAEAEQKVELACKKLLANLIMEFYEYKIFEAEMA from the coding sequence ATGAGATTTAGAGCAGAAATTGACGTAATGCCACTTAAAGAAATTTTAGACCCACAAGGAAAAGCCGTAAAATTAGGCTTAGATAATTTGGGTGTAAAAGAAGTACATGATGTTCGAATTGGAAAACATATTCAGTTAGAAGTAGAAGCTGCAGATAAAGCTGAAGCTGAACAAAAAGTAGAACTAGCTTGTAAAAAATTATTAGCTAATTTGATTATGGAATTCTATGAATACAAAATTTTTGAGGCAGAAATGGCTTAG
- a CDS encoding tetratricopeptide repeat protein, whose amino-acid sequence MINYIFYKSEELFYQLFSTNSRYRKTAEAMNAENYYELQAVLESHLRRGYGYAEFQNWNDAIREFEKVLAIHPNHTEALFGLAVSFYNRWLDYGKETDKYRAAGLARRCVDNEPQHYKAMQLLSQIYKGAAFEDAMKTRSWHTNIMMGLVGIMFLSSGYLGYSYLEQNNNQVPFANQILTLSNSNYNTASLAFDTENSPMQAEGSLRSITILEEEGLHLPVEWIVNPKFEGLKLEVEQSKFKNFNGSYSYNLLADLYVSSGAISSLKLRVELLDRDGNAIAQDIVQAIEAFDPIARKGESIPFRYLEYKEEFVENATLVRVRVEKVEYQENTEINTAPVSLEWNDMSDFNPNILLSERVSNLQEVEENGKIGAFHHFEWEIQNATEKGQVKLLQAEIKWIGHQGQTLDSRTTYFINSSEPTLKANQIRSIGRAYRLEGINKEDIARYSVTIKEIED is encoded by the coding sequence ATGATAAACTATATATTCTATAAATCCGAAGAATTATTCTATCAACTATTTTCTACTAATAGTCGTTATCGCAAAACTGCTGAAGCAATGAATGCAGAGAACTATTATGAATTACAAGCTGTTTTAGAATCACATTTACGTAGAGGATATGGCTATGCAGAATTTCAAAACTGGAACGATGCTATCAGAGAGTTTGAGAAAGTCTTGGCCATTCACCCTAATCATACAGAAGCTCTTTTTGGTTTGGCAGTTTCATTTTACAATCGTTGGTTAGATTATGGAAAAGAAACAGACAAATATCGTGCAGCAGGTTTGGCTCGTCGTTGTGTGGATAACGAACCACAACATTATAAAGCAATGCAACTTTTGAGTCAGATTTATAAAGGAGCAGCCTTTGAAGATGCAATGAAAACTCGCTCTTGGCATACCAATATTATGATGGGGCTTGTTGGTATAATGTTTCTTTCAAGTGGATATTTGGGATATAGTTATTTAGAACAAAATAATAATCAAGTTCCATTTGCTAATCAAATACTGACATTAAGTAATTCTAATTATAATACAGCGAGTTTGGCTTTTGATACTGAAAATTCGCCAATGCAAGCAGAAGGTTCATTGAGGTCAATTACGATTTTGGAAGAAGAGGGGCTTCATTTGCCAGTAGAATGGATAGTAAACCCAAAATTTGAAGGATTAAAACTAGAAGTAGAACAATCTAAATTCAAAAATTTTAATGGCTCATATTCTTATAATTTATTAGCTGATTTATATGTTTCTAGTGGTGCAATTTCTAGTCTAAAACTAAGAGTTGAACTTTTGGATAGAGATGGAAATGCAATCGCACAAGATATAGTACAGGCAATAGAAGCCTTTGACCCAATCGCTAGAAAAGGAGAATCAATTCCCTTTCGTTATTTGGAATATAAAGAAGAATTTGTAGAAAATGCAACTTTAGTTAGGGTACGAGTAGAAAAAGTAGAATATCAAGAAAATACAGAAATAAATACTGCTCCAGTGAGTTTGGAATGGAATGATATGAGTGATTTTAATCCTAATATTTTGCTTTCTGAAAGAGTGAGTAATTTACAAGAAGTAGAAGAAAATGGAAAAATTGGAGCTTTTCATCACTTTGAATGGGAAATCCAAAATGCAACAGAAAAAGGACAAGTAAAACTATTACAAGCAGAAATAAAATGGATAGGACATCAAGGACAAACATTAGATAGCCGGACAACTTATTTTATAAACTCATCTGAACCAACTTTGAAAGCAAATCAAATTCGTAGCATCGGAAGGGCTTATCGTTTGGAAGGAATTAATAAAGAAGACATCGCTCGTTACTCAGTAACGATAAAAGAAATTGAAGATTAA